AGAAAAACGCGGCCCCCTTGTCGGGAACCGCGTTTCGAAACCAGTGATGACCCCGGCATGCCGAGGTCAAAAAGGCTTAGGCCAGCGCGAGGTTGATCGCAGCTTCGCGACCGTCACGGCCAGGTTCGATGTCGAACGTGACTTTCTGATCGTCGCTGAGGCCGGTCAGGCCCGAACGCTCGACGGCGCTGATGTGGACGAAAACGTCCTTGCCGCCAGTTTCAGGTGCGATGAAGCCGAAGCCTTTGGTTGTGTTGAACCATTTTACGGTGCCAGTGGCCATATCCGTAGTCTCCTATAAATGCTGCCCGCGGTAGTGCGGCAACTCGGCGTAGTCGGTCTGGATCGATGGACTGAGCGCCGTTTGAAGGGAGACAGTGGGTCGAAATAGAATAACGTCTGCAGG
This genomic window from Rhodobacteraceae bacterium D3-12 contains:
- a CDS encoding cold-shock protein, producing MATGTVKWFNTTKGFGFIAPETGGKDVFVHISAVERSGLTGLSDDQKVTFDIEPGRDGREAAINLALA